One Thermoplasmata archaeon genomic window, TTCCGAGAGCGGTCTCGGACCCCTTCGGGACAGTGACCCCGACCGAAGCGCAGATGGGCGCCCCCCACTCGCCCTCCATCGAAAACCCGTAGATGAAGAGTTCGCTTGAACCGGAATTCCTGACCCAGAGCCTCAGCTCCCCTCCCCACAGAGTGAAGCATCGCCCGAGTTCCCACCTCCACTCTAGTGAATACCCGGGGCCGACAATCGCGCTAGCTGCCGGTCTCTCCTCCCACGAGATCGGATCGTAGTCGGGGATGAGGGGGGCCCGGACATCATTGCTCCCGAACCCCGCCCTAGGGACCATTGGGTCGTCCATCCTCCCAGAATTTCTGAAGAGAAACCACGCCCCTAGGACTGCATTGACGACGAGAAATGCAGCGAGGAAGACCCCGAGTATACTCCCCAGGTTTTGATCCCTTGGCGGTGTTTTACCCCCCTCCCTGGTGGGCAGGTGGGTTGGTGGGTCTCCCAGCTGGCCGGCTGGCATCACAGTTTCTGAAAGGTAGTGTGCGATATTTATTATTCCCGCTCGGAGTATCCGGCCGAGCCGCGGTTTCCACTAGCTTCGCCGGGAGCTGTCAGCGATGTTCAGTGCCCGGGACTCGACCCCGGCTTATCTCAACGACCCAGCGTGCCGCGGAGAGGAAGTCCTCACCGATGAAATCCGGCCTCACATCCCAGCCCTTCATCTCAGCGAGAATTCTTTCCCTGTGCCGGGGTTCCGGGACGAGGGCCGTTCGGGCACCGATTGTATGTCCCGCTGCCACGTCCATATACGTGTCACCGATGACGAAGGACTGCCTCAGGTCTATCCCGAGCTCCTCCGCGGCCCTCTCAAACAGCGCTGTGCCGGGCTTCCTGCATGCGCAGCCTTCGCTGGGGAGGTGGGGGCAGTAGTAAACTCTATCTACGGAGGCCCCGCCCTTGGCGAGTTCCAACCTCATCTTATCATGAATTCTCTCAAGAGTTGTCTCGTCGAAAAAGCCCCGGCCGATGCCCGACTGGTTGGTAACCACGACGATTACAAACCCCTCCTCCTTGAGCATGCGCAGGCCTTCTGCCACGCCGGGATAGAGCTGATATAATGAGGGGTCGCTGAGATAATCTATATTCACATTAAGCGTTCCGTCACGGTCCACGAAGACCGCCTTTTTTTTCACGCTCATTCCGGATGGCCTCCCCCAAATGCGCGGGGACTCCCCCCGTCCTGAGCGGCCGCCGCGCGAGGTTCATTCATCCACATGTCCATTTTTACAGCGACTTCGAGAGTGCTCCGAGCGGGTTGGAGGGCTACTTACCCCGTCCATCACCGGCCCGAATGGATGGCCGGACGTGCTCTACCCCCTTACCTTTGTACCGCAGCCCTCGGCCCTTCTTCCCGGCGGAGGTCAGGCCCCTGTACACCCTTGAACGGTGCTGGGGCATGCATATCCAGTTCAGCTTCGGGTCGGACATGATTGCGGGGTGGCATGGGTCGACCAGAATAACCTCATAGAACTTGTGCTTCCCGTCTTGGCCGACCCAATAGGAGTTGAGGACCTCCATGTTTGGGTAGTGCTTCTGGGTCCTTTCCTCCGCGATTCTCTTGATGCTCTTGGCCATCGTGATGCTCAGAATGCCTTTCGACCTTGGCTTTCTCCCCTTCCGAATCGCCCTTTTTCTGAGCCCCCCTCGTCTGACCCTCGTCCTAACGATAATGAACCCCGGCTTCGCTCTGTATCCAAGCGCCCTCGCGCGGTCCAGTCTCGTCGGTCTCTCAATTCTTTGGAAAACTGGCTCTGAGCGCCACTGGACCATCCTCTGCCAGCGAAGCTCCCCTGCCACGCTCTTCTCCGGTTTATGCCACACCTCGCTGATATATTTATACAGGCTTTTCACCATCGCCATCACCTGCTCCCGCGAATTCACCCCTCGGTCGGCTTTCCTAACCTCCCCCACTTGTGGGGTGGGTTCCACCGGCCTCTGGTCGGGTACATCTTCGCATCAGTTCCGGTGACGTCCCTCGCTGGGTGCCCGTAGGAGCCCCCCGGGGCGGGGGACCATGAGGGAAGGGGCATATAAAGAATTCCCTCTTAATCATTTAATACCCCTTTGCCATTCTCTTATCAAATGGAATGGGCGAAGCACCGAAGATAATTAAGGAGATTCGCAGGCCGATCGAGACGCGCCCCCCGCCGTCCATCGCTAGACTTGAGGACCTGGACCTCTCCGACTGGGATCTAACGGAGGACTGGCCAGAGCTCTACATCTCCCATGGCTGCTTCCATAAGATGATCAGCCACTGCATGGACTACATGGACCAGCAGATCGAGGTAATGGGCCTCATTCTCGGGGACATTTTCCAGTGGAAAAACAGAATCTATACGGTCGCGGAGGACGCCGTGGCCGCCGAGACGGAGGACAGCACCGCCACTTCCGTACGTTTCGGGGCTAAGGGGCTGGAGGAGATTGCCAGGGCCCTAAACGAACTGGAGTATGAATACCTGATTGTGGGATGGTACCACTCTCACCCGGGCTTCACCCCCTTTTTATCCGAGAAGGATCTCGAGACCCAGAAAAAGAACTTTAACAAACCCTACCACACGACCATCGTCATCGACCCGGTCAACAGGCAGTTCCGCGCCTACAAGGTCATAGAGAATGAATATGTGGAGAAAAGGTTCCAGCTATATGAAGAGAGCGCGCTGGAGAAGGAGGTCACGGCGAGGAGGAGGGAGGAGATAATGAACTATATCGAGGCCCTCATAGAGCGGCAGGTCAGCCCTAGGAAACACACCAGGCCGGTGGTCGTTCCTGGGGGCCATGCGGAACCTCCCCACACGAGCCGGCTCTCACCTGAAGTCCGGCAAGCCATCGAGGAAGATATCAGAAGGCTAATCGAGGAGCACCAGAGAGCGCTTAAAAAGAGGGATATGCAGGCCGGCCGGAAAGGCTTTTAAATTCGCAGGACAATGGCTATGCGGGTGGTCGGTTTGCCGCATTATATAATGCTGTCTACATTGACGGACGAAGGATGGAAGACGGTGAAGGAGAAGCCAGAGAGAATTCGGGAAGTGAATAAAGAGATTCAGGCAATGGGGGCGAGGGTCGTGGCCCAGTACTGCTGCCTCGGCCCCTACGACTTCGTCAACATCGTTGAGGCTCCGAACAACGAGGTGATTACGAGGGTCTCACTGGAACTAGGGTCAAGGGGGACAATTAAAATACTGACTATGCCCGCGATGGGCGTGGACGAGCTCGTTGGGATGCTGAAGAAGAAGTAGCCCCACTGCCTCCTACCCAGACCCGGGTTCTCCTTCCTTCAGAAGAGCCGGAGCGGGCCCATCAGCCCACTTAGAATAAGAGGCGATTTCTTCGAAAGTTTCGATGTTCAGTGGTCATCTTCATCCTCCCCTTAAACTAAATCTTTAAGTCATCGCCGCTTATGCGCTGTTACGATGCTGGAGAGCCTCCATCTGTCCCGGCTGCTCGGACCTTATCTAGACCCCAGGCTTGTCTCGAACATTGAGTTCCTTATACTACTCTTCCTGATGATGCTCGTGATGAACCTCTTCGAGCTCTCGGGCTTTCTCTCCTCCATAGGTAGGCGCATCGTAAACCGTGCAGGCACTGAAAGGCGGCTGGCCATCTTGCTCTGCCTCCTCGTATTTTTCGCATCGGCCTTCCTGACCAACGACGTTGTGCTTCTGGGCATCGTTCCACTGACCATTCACGTCGGTGTGGTGTCGCGGGTGAACGTCAGGACGCTGGGAATCTTCGACGGAATCGCTGCCAACACCGGCAGCCTCCTGACCCCCTTCGGTAACCCCCAGAATATTTTCATATCGGTTCATTACAGCGTTTCTGTCTCCGAGTTCCTTCTGGCCCTCCTTCCTCTCTGGCTACTCTCCTTCGGCCTCCTTCTCCTCCTAATCTGCGTGAGCTTCGGGGACAGATGTCTTCACCCCCTCAGACCCAAACCCGCCAACAGGCGCTCTGCGATTCTGGGTCTCACGGCACTGGCGGTGATAGTGCTATTCTTCTTTCGCCTCCTGCCCATTCTGATAATCGCCCCCCTGGTCCTTGGGCTCATTCTGAGCGATGAGAAATATGCCCGCGTATTCAGGATGTTCGACTGGAGGCTCTTCTCGCTCTTCGTATTCATGGCTCTCGCGACCTACGCAGCCATGAGGTTCTGGAAAATCGAGCTCCAAGGACCCGTCCTCCTGCTCTGCGCCGTGGGGCTCTCACAGGTGGTGAGCAACATTCCCGCCACATTCCTCCTCTCCGAGTCGCCCGATTGGAAGACGCTAGCAATCGGGGTAAACATCGGTGGGAGCGGGACACTGATATCCTCCGTCGCAACTGTCATCGCCTACCGATACATAAAGAAATATGACAGGCGAACGACCGTATGGGACTTCATGAAGTGGGGTGGACTTTTCTGCGGGGCGCAAACAATCGCCTTCCTGCCCATTCTTCTGATGACAATGTCCTAGGCTCCAATCCGGTCCAACCCCCTACCACGGCTGAAGTCCCTCAAGCGCTCAGGACAATTGTGAGGACGTCTCCGTCCGCGAGCTCGTGTTCGAGACCGACTCGCTGCCCGTCGAACTTCACGCTACTCCCCCAAACCACCGCATAGCGGAACTTCCTCCTGAACTCCTTGTGCAACCGGTCGCAGACGTCCCCCACCGTTCCGCCCCTTCTCAGGACCAGAGGTCTCGAGCGGTCAACCTCGCCGCCTTGGGGCCTCAGGTACACCCGCTTGAGGTCGAGCGCCTGATAGATTCCCTTCTGTAGTTCAGGGAGCCCTTCCCCGGTCAGGGCGCTCACCGGGTAAACTCTCCAGCCCGCCAGATTCGTGAGCCCTCGCTCCAGCTCCTCTCGCGGAATAAGGTCTATTTTGTTAAGCGCCACAATCGCGGGTACATAGACGCAGCTCTCGGAGAGTGAGTCGATCAGCTGGTCGGCGGAGGCGTCGGTTCGAAAGACTACGTCAGCATTGACGACGCCATATTCATTCAAAATTGCCCTCGCGGTGGCGGGGTCCAGACGAGTCATCGTCACCGTCGAGCTTATCGTTATACCGCCCCTCTCCTTTTTAGCGATAGTGATGTCCGGCGGGCGCTCGTTTGGCCTGATGCCCGCTTCACGCATTTCCCTGACGAGACTCTCGAGATCAGGATTGAGTACGTCGAGAAAGATGAGAATGAGGTCCGCGCAGCGGGCCGAACCCAGGACTTCCCTCCCCCGTCCGCGCCCCGAGGCCGCTCCGGGCAGTATGCCAGGCATGTCCAAGAGCTGAATTTGGGCTCCTTCATAGCTCATTATTCCGGGGCGAATCTCTTTAGTGGTGAAGGCGAAGTCGCCAATCTCGCTCTGCGCGTCCGTGATGCGGTTGAGCAGGGTGCTCTTGCCGCTGTTTGGAGGGCCGAGGAGTGCCACGGTTGCGTCGCCGCTCTTCTTAACCGAGAAACGTCTGCCTCCTCCCCCCCGTCTCGCGCGTGCCCTCTCCGCCTCTTCCCTAAGCCGCGCGAGCTTGGCCTTGAGCTTTCCTATGTGGTGGGCGGTCTTTTTATTGTACTCGGTTCTTCTTATCTCTTCTTCGACCTCCTTTATTCGCTCGTCGATGGTTGCCATCCGGTACTCTAAATCAGGTGGAATCTAATAAATTCTATCCCTCAGCGATGAAAGGAACCGTAGGCGGCCCCGGATGTGCGGGCGGTTAATTGGGGATTGGTCCGTGTAAAACGTTATGGACGGGGGCGCATCATCCAAGTGCTATCGTTTCTCCTCCCGCTCAATGGCTTCCTCAACGAACTGGGCGAGAGTCACGGGCTGGACGCGGCTCTTCTTTTTCTTCGCCACGACGCCCATTGTGTGGGCGCAGGCGGGGCATGTGGTGACCATGACCTCCGCTGCCATCCCGGCTTCCTCGAGGCGTCTGGCCGCAATTCCATCAGCCTCACCGCTGAAGGCGATTCTCACCCCTCCACCGGTCCCGCAGCAGAGCGCCTGCTCCTTCGTGCTGCGCATCTCCTTGATGTCAGCGAACCTCGAGAGCACCTTTCTCGGGAGGTCGTACATCTTCATGTGCCTTCCGAGGTCGCAAGAGTCGTGGTAGGTCACGGTCTGCCGGCTCTTCGGGGAGGGGAGTCTGTCGAGGTTTTCAGCAAGAAGCTCGGCGATATGCCTCACCTTTATATCGCTCTTCCTCACTTTTGGATATGCCTCCTTGAACATCCTGTAGCAGCCGTCGCAGCTCAAAACAACCTCCTTGACACCGAGCCCCTCGAGCCTACTGAGGTTCTCTCTGGCAACCCTGCTGAAGTCCGCTCCTAGTAAGTACTGGGGGTAGCCACAACACATCTCGTTAATCATCGTATAGTCCACGCCGAGCCTCTTCAGGAGCTTTCTCGTGTTGAGCGCGGGCTTCCTGTTCGCATATGTGCTGACACAGCCCGCGAAAAAGGCCACCGGCGCCGGATGCTCTCTCTCGTCGTGCATCTCCGTTGAAGGAGTCCTGTCGGCGTAGATGTTGCCGCCCTCATCTATATTCCTCAGCACAGCCTTGTGGGGAGGGAGATGCATGCCGCTGCGCGCTATGTCCCTCCTCACTGCCTCGAATATTTCCAGAATCTTCAGTCTCGAAGAGCAAGCCACCTCACACCTCCGGCAGAGAGTGCATTTGAAGAGGTTCTCGATAGTTTTCTCATCAGGCGGAATCATTTTGTGCAGGAGGGCATAGGAGAGCAGGATCCTCCCCCTCGAGGTGTTGCTGTCCCATCCTATCACATTGAAGAACGGGCACGATTCTTTGCAGTACCCGCACATAGTGCAGGTCAGAATCATGTCCTCCGCCGACTTAAGGCCATCCATGACCGGAAGGGCAACGGGCGCCGCCATCTCAATCATCCCCCCCCATCACATACCTGTTGTACGAGTACATGTCGTCCGGCGCATCGAATATCTTCCCGGGGTTGAGGATGTTGTTTGGGTCGAGGGCTCTCTTTATTTTCCTCATTACCTCCACCGCTGGCCCCCTCTCCACTTTGAAGAGCCTCGCCCTCGTTATCCCGATTCCATGCTCCGCGCTCATCGTGCCGCCTGCCTTCAGCACGGCCTCGTATATTTCGTCGGTGGCCTTCCTCCCCGCCTCCCACTCCCTCTCCGACTTCAGGTTGAGCAGCACCTTGCCGTGGATGTTGCCCTCGCCCGCGTGGCCGTAGGCGCCTATTACAATGTTGTACTTTTTAGCTATATCCGGGAATTGCCCTATGACCTCCGCGACCCTGGATATCGGGATGCCCATGTCGTCCGCGAGCGATATCGGCCCCCTCTCGCCCGATCGCGCCATCGCCGGAAGCACCGATTTTCTGCTCTCCCATATCCTCGCGATTTTGGAGGGCTCGGTGGCGTAGTCGATGTTCTGCGCCCCCGCCGCCCTGCAGATTTCTCCGGCGGCCTTCAGGTCCTCCTCAACCACCCTCGGGTCCCCGTCCATCTCGATGATAATGATTGCTGCGGCGTCTGGCAGTGGCGTGCCGAAGGCCTTTTTGACGGCCTGAATGCAGTTCGTGTCCATGATTTCAAGAGCGGATGGCATCAGTCGGTTCTTGTAAACCTCCGATATCGCAGCTCCTGCGGCCGCGAGAGAATCGAAAGAGGCGATGAGCGACCCGGAGCTCTTGGGCTTGGGCAGGATGCGTAACCGGGCCTTCGTCACGATGCCCAGTGTCCCTTCGCTCCCCACGAAGAGCTTCTCGAGCTGATAGCCGCTGGCATTCTTGACGGTCCTGTTGCCCACCTCGATGAGCGTCCCGTCCGCCAGAACGACCTCCAGCCCCATGACCAAATCCCTTGTTGCCCCGTACTTTATCGTCCTTATCCCGGAGGCGCTGTTGCCTATCATTCCTCCTATCGTGCAGACATCGCCACTTCCGGGGGCAGGGGGGAACCAGTAGCCATATGGAGCGAGGGCCTCATTCACCTTCGCGAAAACGACCCCCGGCTCGACCTCTATGTAAAGGTCTTCGATTCTGATGGAGAGGATGCGATTCATTCTCATCATGTCCATAACGATGCCGCCCCTCACGGGCACGGTCTGCCCCGAGAGGCCGGTGCCCGCCCCCCGGACAACGATGGGAATTCTTTCTTCATTGCAAATTCTGACGATCTCTTGAACCTGGCGCGGGTTCTCAGGCCTCACAACGATGTCCGGCATGCAGTGGTGTAATGACGCGTCCGAGCCGTAAATATACCGGGTGGCCATGTCGTCTGCGGTGTTCTCCGCCCCCACTATCTCCCGAATTCTTGCCTTGACACTCTCCGCAAGAGGCATGTCGGATTACCCCCAAGGCCGGGATTGAGCTTCTTTGATAAATAGTTATTGAAAAATCGGGGATTGAGGCGTGGAATCACCATCGCGACTCGCGCCAAGGAACAGTGGTAAGCTGAGAGGAAGCTCGATGAAATAGGCTCAGTCAAGGTCCTCTATACAGTTCTTGCAAAGGTGGAGGCCGTCCCTCTCCACCAGCTCGTCAGAGAAGGACTCGCAGCGCTCACACATGCCCTCCCTGACTGTTTCAGGCGGTAGCCTTTCCCCGTGCTGGTTGATAGCCCTGAGCTCTCTCGTTATCTCGATGAGCTCGGGAGAAATTCTCAGGATGTCGCTCTCTGTGAGAATTCCGACCAGCCGGCCCTTCTCGATAACGGCCAGTCTCCTGATGCGAAGGGAGGCCATCTTGCGGGCAGCGTCGACGAGATCCGTGTCGGGGCCGACGCTGACCAGGGGCGAGCTCATCACATCCTTTATCTTCAGCCGGCTTGGTTTGGTATTCGTAGCCACACACTTATCGACGAGGTCCTTCTCTGTGACAATGCCCACGGGAGATCCTCTGCTAGCGACAATAAGTGTGGAAATCGAGCGCCTGCGCATGAGCAGTGCGGCGCGGTGTAGACTCATCCCCGGGCTGACCGTGATAGGCTTCCTAGTCATCACCTCTCCGACCGCTATTCGCCCGTCCGCACCGTACATTTTACCAAACCCCACAGCCGCAACGCCGGCGGCACATGATTTGTTTTAGACTCCATCAATATTAAAGCTTTTCTCCGCGGTCCTCAGGGAGGATTTAAAGATTGCTGTGGATGTCGCCCGACACGAAGCCCCTAATGGGCATATCGGCTCGAGAAACCCTACTGGGTTTCGGGCCGTACAGTCCACCACTCAACGAATTTCTTTAAAGTCTCGGTTATTCTGGCGATTACGTCGAGAGGGCCGAGGGAATACCCGAGCTCGGCGAAAGCGAGGTCTCCGGAATAGCCATTTATCAGCGCGGCAGCGCGCGCCGCGTTAAAGGGGGAGACACCCCTAGCCAGAAGAGCGCCCACGATTCCGGTGAGAACATCGCCCGTACCCCCCACCGTCATCCCAGGGTTCCCGGTCCGGTTGAGCTTGACCCGGCTTCCATCCGAGACTACATCTAGCCTCCCCTTCAGAAGAATCGTCAATCCGAACTTCTTGGCCCACGTCCTGACCGAGCTCATCCGGGATTCAATATCCTCCGGCAGTTTCTCCCCAGTTAGAATCTCGAATTCTCCAGCGTGTGGGGTGACGACGCCTCTAAGCGAAGGCAGGTGCTTACGTCTCTGGCCGAGGGCCTTTATTGCGTCTGCGTCCACCACTATAGGCTTCTCACATTTTGAAAGAATCTCCAGAACCGTGGAGAGAGTATCCGGTGTCGCTCCCAGACCAGGTCCGATGACCATGGCGTCGCAATCGCCTAGGGCCGCGGTCACCTCTTCTATGTGCGAGGAGTTCAGATTTTGCCCGGGTAGGGAGTGAACAATGAACATCGGAGAATAGGAGGCGACCACAGCGGCAGCAGTGGAAGGTGTGAGAATTCTGACCAAGTCCACACCCATTCTGTAGGCTGCAAGGGCGGCGAACGCGGGGGCGCCGGTATAAGGTCCCCCACCGACAACCAGAAGCCTGCCGTTGTCACCCTTCCGTGATGTTGGTGACGGCTTAGGGATATAGACGAGCTCACCCGGTCCGATATAGAGTTCAGCCTCTTTAGGAATTCCAATATCGGCCACAATAATCTTCCCGCACCTCGCGCTCTCCATACCCTCCTTCATGTCGTGGAAGGTCACCGTCATTGACGGCCGTACCATTAGCTCCGTGCCCAGTCCAGTGGGAACATCCACGGATACGATTTGCTTCTTTGATGCGTTGAGCCTCTTCACAACGCTGGCGTAGGGCTCCCTGAGCTTACCGGATATCCCTACGCCGAGCATGGCGTCAATGATTATGTCGCTTGATGAGATGATTTCCCCGATGTTTGAAGGTGATATAAGGGTCCGGACCTTGCCCCGAATTTTGGAGAAGTTGAGGCGCACTAGGTCGGAGGTGATACTCTTCTCGTCACCCAGTAGAACAACGGTGACGTCGCAGTGGACTCTGAGATATCTGGCAGCGACGAAGCCGTCCCCGCCGTTCCTGCCTGTGCCGCAGATTACAAGAACCTTTTTATGCTTCAATTGGTATTTGTTCATCACAGCTTCCGCGACCGCTTTGCCCGCGTTCTCCATAAGCTGGGAAGTAGGTATTCCAAGATACTGGGCATTTCTATCTAGAACGCTCACCTCCTCGAAAGGTATCAATGTCTTGCCTCCTCAATTTTATTATATGCTGACGATATTTATTTTTTACTATATAAATGAATTTTATACTTAAATAAGCTTCTTTTTATTAGAAAATCCTTTATATGTCTAGTATATATATCAATCAGCTTGAAGAAATCAGTAGTTCTTGCGCGTGGCTATTTCCGGACGTCCAGTGCGAAGACTGCCCATGGTCTTATTATTCATGGACGCCGATACAAGGTGATGGCGGTTGTTGATGAGACCTGCGAGGGGGAAGACGCGGGGGAATTGATGGGAATCGGGAGGAGAGGAATACCGGTGGTGGGAAGTCTGAGTGAGGTGCCTGGAATTCCTCCTCTGCGCTCGCGTGTTGCCGGAATCTCTGAGGGGCATAAAAGGAGGGTGCGGGGGGAGCGGTGGGCATTGATTGTGGGCGTCGCTCCGACCGGAGGGCGTCTCCCTCCGGTTTGGCGAAGGGACATAAAAGAGGCCCTGCAAAGGGGTATGGACATCGTCAGTGGCCTTCACGACTTCTTGGGAGACGACGCCGAGTTCGCCAGTCTCGCGCGGAAATATGGGGTGTCAATCTGGGATGTGAGGCGCCCTCCGGCTCTTCTTGACGTCGCTCGCGGGTACAGAGCTAATGTGCCCGTGGTTCTGGTCTGCGGAACGGATTGTGCTGTTGGAAAGAGGACCGTGACAATCGAGCTCCATCGTGGAGCTCTTTCACGCGGAATCGACGCCGCCTTTGTAGCTACAGGCCAGACCGGGGTTATGGTTGGGTGTGACGCGGGCATGGTAATTGATCGTGTGCCTGGTGACTTTATGTCCGGGGCAGTCGAGGGGATGGTTAAAAGGATGGTGGAGAAGGGAAAAGAGCTGATATTCGTCCAGGGCCAGGCTTCCCTAACCCACCTAGCCTATGGGCCCGTCACGCTGGGAATCCTTTACGGCGCAAGACCGCACTTTATAGTGCTTGTACATGAGCCCGGTCGAAGATACAGGCCGAGCTTCCCGGACCAGAGGGTTCACGAGCCGATGGAGGAGGCGCGGCTTGTGCGTGAGTTGTCTGGCGCCGAGCCTGTGGGGCTCTCCCTGAACTGCCAGCGCCTGATGCGAGATTCTATCCACACGCGCGGGATGCAGTGCATGGCTTCTTCCATCTCAACATCCCAGCAGGAGGGCCGGCCCGGATTGTCACCTCACCAAACAATCTGCCTCCATTATGAAAGGTCTACAGGCCTCCCCACGGTGGATGTCCTGCGGGATGGTCCTGATCGAATTCTGGATGCCATTCTCCTCAGAGTTAAGGGAAGGCGAGATCTAAAGATTGGACCGGGCCTGAGAAGGGCGATTCGGAGACTCAGTGAGGGTGGAGCATGAGACTCCTCTCTCTCCGGACATATCAAGTAATCATACCTTTGGTCCGGCCCTTCGTCATCTCCACTGGAGTCCAGCGCTACTATGAAGGGGTTCTCCTGCGCCTGCGAGCCTCCGGTGGGCTCGAGGGCTGGGGGGAGGCAGTCCCGTCGAGAAGGGTCACGGGCGAGACACCCTCCGGAGTTATTGCAGAGCTCTCGCGAGCAGCTGAGAAGATACTTAGGCTCGACCCCCTTGAGACCGGTGCCTCGCTCGAGTTCGCCGCGCAATGGATAAAGGGCCCGAGCGCCCTCGCTGCGCTTGACATCGCCCTGCACGATTTAAAGGGAAAGTACTACGGCGTGCCTGTGAGGCACCTATTCGGTGGGATGAGGAGGGGAATAGAGACCTCAGTCACGATATCCATAGGCACCGGAGAAGAAACGCTGCGTCGGGCCGAGGAGCTTATCAGGAGAGGATTCCGGATATTGAAGGTCAAACTTGGGAGGGACCCTGAGAGCGATGTCGCGAGAGTAAGGCGTCTCAGGAGCTGGCTCGGGGGCGGTGTGAGAATAAGGGTGGACGCCAATCAAGGCTACACAGCCTCCCAGGCGATCGATGTTCTGAGACGAATTCACGGGTGCGACATCGAATTCTGCGAGCAGCCCGTGCCCGCGAACGCTCTTAGGGCACTCGCCCGGGTCAGGAAGAGCTCACCCGTCCCCATAATGGCGGATGAGAGCGTAAGGTATCCGGCCGAGCTCCTGAGAGTAATAAAGGCGGATGCCGCAGACATGGTCAATTTGAAGCTGATGAAGTCCGGCGGCCTGCGCCGGGCCTTCCAGATGGCGCGCATCTGCGAGGCGGCGGGTATGCCATGCCAGATGGGGTGCATGATTGAGACGAAGCTGGGAATCACAGCTGCCACTCACCT contains:
- a CDS encoding HAD family hydrolase — protein: MSVKKKAVFVDRDGTLNVNIDYLSDPSLYQLYPGVAEGLRMLKEEGFVIVVVTNQSGIGRGFFDETTLERIHDKMRLELAKGGASVDRVYYCPHLPSEGCACRKPGTALFERAAEELGIDLRQSFVIGDTYMDVAAGHTIGARTALVPEPRHRERILAEMKGWDVRPDFIGEDFLSAARWVVEISRGRVPGTEHR
- a CDS encoding 50S ribosomal protein L15e, whose product is MVKSLYKYISEVWHKPEKSVAGELRWQRMVQWRSEPVFQRIERPTRLDRARALGYRAKPGFIIVRTRVRRGGLRKRAIRKGRKPRSKGILSITMAKSIKRIAEERTQKHYPNMEVLNSYWVGQDGKHKFYEVILVDPCHPAIMSDPKLNWICMPQHRSRVYRGLTSAGKKGRGLRYKGKGVEHVRPSIRAGDGRGK
- a CDS encoding Mov34/MPN/PAD-1 family protein, whose amino-acid sequence is MGEAPKIIKEIRRPIETRPPPSIARLEDLDLSDWDLTEDWPELYISHGCFHKMISHCMDYMDQQIEVMGLILGDIFQWKNRIYTVAEDAVAAETEDSTATSVRFGAKGLEEIARALNELEYEYLIVGWYHSHPGFTPFLSEKDLETQKKNFNKPYHTTIVIDPVNRQFRAYKVIENEYVEKRFQLYEESALEKEVTARRREEIMNYIEALIERQVSPRKHTRPVVVPGGHAEPPHTSRLSPEVRQAIEEDIRRLIEEHQRALKKRDMQAGRKGF
- a CDS encoding GYD domain-containing protein; protein product: MVGLPHYIMLSTLTDEGWKTVKEKPERIREVNKEIQAMGARVVAQYCCLGPYDFVNIVEAPNNEVITRVSLELGSRGTIKILTMPAMGVDELVGMLKKK
- a CDS encoding SLC13 family permease, with translation MLESLHLSRLLGPYLDPRLVSNIEFLILLFLMMLVMNLFELSGFLSSIGRRIVNRAGTERRLAILLCLLVFFASAFLTNDVVLLGIVPLTIHVGVVSRVNVRTLGIFDGIAANTGSLLTPFGNPQNIFISVHYSVSVSEFLLALLPLWLLSFGLLLLLICVSFGDRCLHPLRPKPANRRSAILGLTALAVIVLFFFRLLPILIIAPLVLGLILSDEKYARVFRMFDWRLFSLFVFMALATYAAMRFWKIELQGPVLLLCAVGLSQVVSNIPATFLLSESPDWKTLAIGVNIGGSGTLISSVATVIAYRYIKKYDRRTTVWDFMKWGGLFCGAQTIAFLPILLMTMS
- a CDS encoding GTP-binding protein gives rise to the protein MATIDERIKEVEEEIRRTEYNKKTAHHIGKLKAKLARLREEAERARARRGGGGRRFSVKKSGDATVALLGPPNSGKSTLLNRITDAQSEIGDFAFTTKEIRPGIMSYEGAQIQLLDMPGILPGAASGRGRGREVLGSARCADLILIFLDVLNPDLESLVREMREAGIRPNERPPDITIAKKERGGITISSTVTMTRLDPATARAILNEYGVVNADVVFRTDASADQLIDSLSESCVYVPAIVALNKIDLIPREELERGLTNLAGWRVYPVSALTGEGLPELQKGIYQALDLKRVYLRPQGGEVDRSRPLVLRRGGTVGDVCDRLHKEFRRKFRYAVVWGSSVKFDGQRVGLEHELADGDVLTIVLSA
- a CDS encoding (Fe-S)-binding protein, with product MIEMAAPVALPVMDGLKSAEDMILTCTMCGYCKESCPFFNVIGWDSNTSRGRILLSYALLHKMIPPDEKTIENLFKCTLCRRCEVACSSRLKILEIFEAVRRDIARSGMHLPPHKAVLRNIDEGGNIYADRTPSTEMHDEREHPAPVAFFAGCVSTYANRKPALNTRKLLKRLGVDYTMINEMCCGYPQYLLGADFSRVARENLSRLEGLGVKEVVLSCDGCYRMFKEAYPKVRKSDIKVRHIAELLAENLDRLPSPKSRQTVTYHDSCDLGRHMKMYDLPRKVLSRFADIKEMRSTKEQALCCGTGGGVRIAFSGEADGIAARRLEEAGMAAEVMVTTCPACAHTMGVVAKKKKSRVQPVTLAQFVEEAIEREEKR
- a CDS encoding FAD-binding oxidoreductase, yielding MPLAESVKARIREIVGAENTADDMATRYIYGSDASLHHCMPDIVVRPENPRQVQEIVRICNEERIPIVVRGAGTGLSGQTVPVRGGIVMDMMRMNRILSIRIEDLYIEVEPGVVFAKVNEALAPYGYWFPPAPGSGDVCTIGGMIGNSASGIRTIKYGATRDLVMGLEVVLADGTLIEVGNRTVKNASGYQLEKLFVGSEGTLGIVTKARLRILPKPKSSGSLIASFDSLAAAGAAISEVYKNRLMPSALEIMDTNCIQAVKKAFGTPLPDAAAIIIIEMDGDPRVVEEDLKAAGEICRAAGAQNIDYATEPSKIARIWESRKSVLPAMARSGERGPISLADDMGIPISRVAEVIGQFPDIAKKYNIVIGAYGHAGEGNIHGKVLLNLKSEREWEAGRKATDEIYEAVLKAGGTMSAEHGIGITRARLFKVERGPAVEVMRKIKRALDPNNILNPGKIFDAPDDMYSYNRYVMGGDD
- a CDS encoding CBS domain-containing protein, which gives rise to MYGADGRIAVGEVMTRKPITVSPGMSLHRAALLMRRRSISTLIVASRGSPVGIVTEKDLVDKCVATNTKPSRLKIKDVMSSPLVSVGPDTDLVDAARKMASLRIRRLAVIEKGRLVGILTESDILRISPELIEITRELRAINQHGERLPPETVREGMCERCESFSDELVERDGLHLCKNCIEDLD